One window from the genome of Chloroflexota bacterium encodes:
- the trxB gene encoding thioredoxin-disulfide reductase, with protein MATSYHDVVVIGAGPAGLCAGLYTARARLDTVILEKMAPGGQLINTSLIEDYPGFESIDAADLIEKMVSHTQAFGAQILTAEVAEVYSDDWQKVVRTTDGDEYRAGAVIISSGGSPTPLNIPGEFEYAGRGVSYCAVCDGAFFRDRVITVVGGGDSAVEEGLFLTRFASKLYLVHRRDKLRAQQIIQERFMAAPNTGIIWDTVADEIVGDDGAVTGMRLRNVKTGEEWVHETGGVFIFIGFDPNTDFIKDAVERDENGYLIAGLHMETDVPGLFIAGDVRTQLTKQITTAVGDATTAAVAATHYLEDLYATVPRPETAATEVSA; from the coding sequence ATGGCAACTTCCTACCACGATGTCGTCGTAATCGGCGCGGGACCCGCGGGGCTGTGCGCCGGGCTGTACACGGCGCGGGCACGGCTGGATACGGTAATCCTGGAGAAAATGGCGCCCGGCGGGCAGCTCATCAACACTTCATTGATAGAGGACTACCCAGGATTTGAGTCTATAGACGCGGCCGATCTTATCGAGAAGATGGTGTCGCACACCCAGGCGTTCGGCGCGCAGATCCTCACTGCTGAGGTCGCGGAGGTCTACTCGGACGACTGGCAGAAGGTCGTGCGTACGACGGACGGTGACGAGTACCGCGCCGGCGCCGTGATCATCTCATCCGGCGGTTCGCCGACCCCGTTGAATATCCCAGGCGAATTCGAATATGCGGGCCGCGGCGTCTCGTACTGCGCGGTCTGCGACGGGGCGTTCTTTCGCGATCGCGTGATTACGGTGGTTGGCGGGGGCGACTCGGCGGTGGAGGAGGGCCTCTTCCTCACCCGATTCGCTAGCAAACTCTATCTCGTGCACCGGCGGGACAAACTGCGCGCCCAGCAGATCATTCAAGAGCGCTTCATGGCTGCGCCAAATACCGGGATTATCTGGGATACGGTGGCGGATGAGATCGTCGGCGATGACGGCGCGGTCACCGGCATGCGCTTGCGCAACGTGAAGACAGGCGAAGAATGGGTGCACGAGACCGGCGGGGTCTTCATTTTCATCGGGTTCGATCCCAACACCGACTTCATCAAGGATGCGGTGGAGCGGGACGAGAATGGCTATCTCATTGCCGGCTTGCATATGGAGACCGACGTGCCGGGGCTCTTCATCGCCGGTGACGTGCGCACGCAATTGACGAAGCAAATTACCACCGCAGTGGGCGATGCGACCACGGCTGCCGTGGCGGCAACGCACTATCTTGAGGACTTGTACGCCACCGTGCCGCGCCCTGAGACGGCGGCAACGGAAGTTTCTGCCTGA